Proteins from a genomic interval of bacterium:
- a CDS encoding glycosyltransferase: MTEQSRPRVVVFAADFMAPYWAPEWEAIRLAPDEPWRETLAYAAGQGPVFAYSMNCADAYGAGIESFQRQALVECRRHGIPTVWHTIEDPNHFEHFREQARGFDFVFTSDREMIPGYRQFLGHEKVWWLPLACQPAMHYPLPTEPDAADFVLIANYYPYETRVEAVSNLITPIILAGHSLALFAYANPDGTCCWPEPFSAHWKGATSCYDVTKFYPKGRIALGLNCQTHQTTMTSMRTYEALACEKPFLAAHSDAYEPLGFRNGVHFRWTGSREETMAHVRLLLNEPGVAVAMATIGVLFVWENHTYAHRLQRILAAMDGKAKPGELT; encoded by the coding sequence ATGACCGAGCAGTCCCGCCCCCGCGTAGTCGTCTTCGCGGCTGACTTCATGGCGCCCTATTGGGCGCCGGAATGGGAGGCGATTCGACTGGCGCCCGATGAGCCCTGGCGCGAAACGCTGGCCTACGCCGCCGGGCAGGGGCCGGTGTTCGCCTATTCGATGAATTGCGCGGACGCCTATGGCGCAGGGATCGAGAGTTTCCAGCGGCAAGCCCTGGTGGAATGCCGGCGGCATGGAATCCCGACCGTTTGGCACACCATCGAAGACCCGAATCATTTCGAGCACTTCCGGGAGCAGGCGCGCGGCTTCGATTTCGTGTTCACCAGCGACCGGGAAATGATTCCGGGCTACCGGCAATTCCTCGGCCACGAGAAGGTTTGGTGGCTGCCGCTGGCCTGCCAGCCCGCGATGCACTACCCGCTGCCGACCGAACCGGACGCGGCCGATTTTGTCCTAATCGCCAATTACTACCCCTATGAGACCCGGGTGGAGGCGGTCTCCAACCTGATCACGCCCATCATCCTGGCCGGTCACTCACTCGCGCTCTTTGCCTATGCCAACCCTGACGGGACCTGCTGCTGGCCGGAACCCTTCTCGGCTCACTGGAAGGGCGCGACCTCCTGCTATGATGTGACCAAGTTCTACCCGAAGGGCAGAATCGCGCTCGGCCTGAACTGCCAGACACACCAGACGACCATGACCTCGATGCGCACCTACGAGGCGCTGGCCTGCGAAAAGCCATTCCTGGCCGCCCATTCAGATGCCTATGAGCCCCTGGGTTTTCGCAATGGAGTGCACTTCCGCTGGACAGGCAGCCGAGAGGAAACGATGGCGCATGTGCGACTGCTGCTGAATGAGCCGGGTGTGGCGGTGGCAATGGCGACTATCGGGGTACTGTTCGTGTGGGAGAACCACACCTATGCCCATCGTCTGCAGCGCATCTTGGCGGCGATGGACGGCAAAGCCAAGCCGGGGGAGTTGACTTGA
- a CDS encoding glycosyltransferase: MDPGYHLSRFPIIGVNLLTCNLRSMPEMKQWTEFCLQSLRESDLLDFPHYIVVVDNGSDDGTVEWLQAQEGLFVLPQGKNVGIAQGRNIGHRHLLSGLPHRPEYIVEIHNDHLFPGQWLRPLVCLLEEDQAVGIACSSLVTNKGYFGSPVLSIMPSMGYRNCRTRVEQQAARMREPVVKPGLQHPCLKRVSVMEQVGLYDEGMVGSNWEDVEDCYRWYKAGHQIMVHRGSVVYHYYCKSRQQIEGAAFDDHFYRNKERYYALHPEDAHLFLILFSRWLEPRGGVYDRAVPPPRSRLRG, encoded by the coding sequence GTGGACCCTGGCTATCACCTGAGCCGATTCCCTATCATCGGCGTCAACCTACTCACCTGCAATCTCCGGTCCATGCCGGAGATGAAGCAATGGACGGAGTTCTGCCTGCAGAGTCTCCGCGAGAGTGACCTCCTGGATTTCCCCCACTATATCGTCGTGGTGGACAATGGCAGCGACGACGGAACGGTGGAGTGGCTGCAGGCGCAGGAAGGGCTCTTCGTGCTGCCGCAGGGTAAGAATGTCGGGATCGCCCAGGGGCGAAACATCGGGCACCGGCATCTACTCAGCGGCTTACCCCACCGCCCGGAATACATCGTGGAGATCCACAACGACCATCTGTTCCCGGGCCAATGGCTCAGGCCACTGGTCTGCCTGCTGGAGGAAGACCAGGCAGTCGGGATTGCCTGCTCATCGCTCGTCACCAACAAGGGCTATTTCGGTTCGCCGGTGCTCAGCATCATGCCCAGCATGGGATACCGGAACTGCCGGACGCGAGTCGAGCAGCAGGCCGCGCGGATGCGAGAGCCGGTGGTCAAACCCGGATTGCAGCATCCATGCCTGAAACGGGTTTCGGTCATGGAGCAGGTTGGGCTTTACGACGAGGGGATGGTCGGGAGCAACTGGGAGGATGTCGAGGACTGCTATCGCTGGTATAAGGCCGGACACCAGATCATGGTGCACCGGGGCAGCGTCGTCTATCACTACTACTGCAAGAGCCGCCAGCAGATCGAGGGCGCGGCTTTCGATGACCATTTCTACCGGAACAAGGAACGGTACTATGCGCTGCACCCGGAAGACGCGCATCTGTTTCTGATTCTCTTCAGCCGTTGGTTGGAGCCGAGAGGAGGAGTTTATGACCGAGCAGTCCCGCCCCCGCGTAGTCGTCTTCGCGGCTGA
- a CDS encoding GNAT family N-acetyltransferase, with translation MEVTKRVFLTELNQPSLEFMARWRPDPEVDRWMETHVESLSLDQQQAWWEKTRLDPCKHYYAIYERGADEFPYLSVGRMLGWAQVLLTPPSQAEVGLVIADPDSRGQGYGTLALDGLTEKAKAMQATRIVADILPSNIASMRLFANAGFRPSEYLPDHCERGAVIRWTLAIT, from the coding sequence ATGGAGGTAACTAAGCGGGTATTCCTGACAGAATTGAATCAGCCCAGCCTGGAGTTCATGGCCCGTTGGCGCCCAGACCCGGAGGTTGATCGCTGGATGGAGACTCATGTTGAGTCGCTATCGCTCGACCAACAGCAGGCTTGGTGGGAGAAGACGCGGCTCGATCCATGCAAACACTATTATGCTATCTACGAGAGGGGTGCGGATGAGTTCCCCTACCTCTCTGTCGGGAGAATGCTGGGGTGGGCGCAGGTCTTGCTCACTCCGCCGAGCCAGGCCGAGGTAGGCCTGGTGATTGCGGACCCGGACAGCCGAGGCCAGGGCTATGGAACACTCGCCCTCGACGGACTGACCGAAAAGGCAAAAGCGATGCAGGCGACGCGGATCGTCGCCGACATTCTGCCTAGCAACATCGCCTCCATGCGACTGTTCGCCAATGCGGGCTTCCGCCCGAGCGAATACCTGCCCGACCACTGCGAGAGAGGAGCCGTCATCCGGTGGACCCTGGCTATCACCTGA